One region of Wyeomyia smithii strain HCP4-BCI-WySm-NY-G18 chromosome 3, ASM2978416v1, whole genome shotgun sequence genomic DNA includes:
- the LOC129729261 gene encoding uncharacterized protein LOC129729261, with protein sequence MFTRRVLFRLATIYLYYGARACGILPFCFDGNRFHSCEFHLLWSLCAATSTIVTVGFSFYRIVTLLPYPTLDIVRQLIYCKFIIRLGIIASCYALALIYNRQFLAHSNAILRNLQRLECFEVLPEIDKKLVLYGLGKVCIVNIMMSVLFAINFRFNMENDPVPLFERIMNIYAVFVVAQVSNVCLFSLYIGAHLYRSVNSQVKKIIRDICFSTEVCENLTALSRIHYSTSYSVQGICRIFSIPLGLINLNQLVVFIVCFFISRYCLQMYFVYVSTSQQLRHEFTITLNRYFNSFLYLAFELIHLVCLVSASALSARRAEKTLLYLNEFFETEVAPRIDENIQTFTIGLLLRDQSVSPCGLYRLDFALFFSIFAAITNKLIVLVQLQLGYSMHDSNNTTRYKKKS encoded by the exons ATGTTCACCCGACGGGTGTTGTTCCGGCTTGCTACGATCTATCTGTACTATGGCGCTCGTGCCTGCGGAATTTTGCCTTTCTGCTTTGATGGCAACCGTTTCCACAGCTGCGAATTTCATCTGCTATGGTCTCTCTGTGCAGCGACCAGCACCATCGTCACCGTTGGATTTAGCTTCTACCGCATAGTGACACTGCTACCGTACCCAACGTTGGATATTGTCCGCCAGCTGATTTATTGCAAGTTCATCATTCGACTCGGGATCATAGCATCCTGTTACGCACTGGCGTTGATCTACAACCGACAGTTCCTGGCCCACAGTAACGCAATCCTGCGGAATTTGCAGCGGCTCGAGTGCTTCGAGGTGCTTCCCGAGATCGACAAAAAACTAGTCTTGTACGGACTGGGAAAGGTTTGCATAGTGAACATCATGATGAGCGTGCTGTTTGCGATCAACTTTAGGTTCAACATGGAAAATGACCCAGTGCCGCTGTTTGAGCGCATCATGAATATTTACGCCGTTTTTGTCGTGGCCCAGGTGTCCAATGTGTGCCTATTTAGCCTTTACATCGGAGCCCACTTGTATCGTTCGGTTAATTCGCAGGTGAAAAAAATCATACGTGACATATGC TTTTCCACCGAGGTTTGCGAAAATCTGACCGCCTTGAGTAGAATTCATTACAGCACGAGTTATTCCGTACAAGGAATTTGTCGTATTTTCAGTATTCCGCTTGGGTTGATCAATTTGAATCAGCTCGTGGTTTTCATAGTATGTTTTTTCATTAGTCGTTATTGCTTACAGATGTACTTCGTTTATGTTTCCACAAGTCAGCAGCTGCGACATGAATTCACCATCACTTTAAACCGCTACTTTAATTCATTTCTCTACCTAGCTTTTGAACTAATCCATCTTGTGTGCTTAGTATCAGCTTCAGCGCTTTCAGCAAGACGT GCCGAGAAAACTCTGCTTTACCTGAACGAATTTTTCGAAACCGAAGTTGCACCTCGCATCGATGAAAAC ATTCAAACGTTCACCATTGGATTACTGTTACGGGATCAATCAGTTTCACCATGTGGATTATATCGACTAGATTTCGCGCTGTTCTTTTCG ATATTTGCTGCTATCACCAACAAACTTATTGTACTCGTGCAATTACAGCTCGGATACTCAATGCATGACTCTAATAACACGACtcggtacaaaaaaaaatcctaa
- the LOC129729259 gene encoding uncharacterized protein LOC129729259: protein MILYHEHLRGTLNILILLTNIVTANNRWQKDYKLLKSYLCKLLLDLCLTVAIISTYFLFQTETYPHVALLNFTSMWSLVAYSNGVLAVCYFVAHLYRLINLQVNECMDKLSVFEKDQLYWTTHPLKKKQICCMVAAELNKLAYLHQDVATIMRTIVKTLDCSLLIAILYTFLVTTGGIFYTYTSLMLDIRSNRDLPKWKYCYSLLLASFQALQFYYLVSGSTLLTRRAQKTGIVVNRFFKADIDEQVERTINMFSMGLLHHSYSIESFGMFKVDFTLMYSVGN from the exons ATGATTCTTTATCACGAGCATCTTAGAGGAACCCTCAATATTCTGATACTGCTAACAAACATCGTGACCGCTAACAACCGCTGGCAAAAGGATTACAAACTATTGAAAAGCTATTTGTGCAAGCTTCTTCTGGATTTGTGCCTAACGGTAGCCATCATAAGTACTTACTTTCTTTTCCAAACGGAGACTTATCCCCATGTGGCATTACTTAACTTTACCTCTATGTGGTCCTTGGTGGCCTATTCAAACGGCGTTTTGGCCGTGTGTTACTTCGTGGCTCATCTGTATCGTTTGATAAATCTGCAGGTGAACGAATGTATGGACAAGTTAAGTGTTTTTGAAAAGGATCAACTCTATTGGACGACACATCCCCTGAAGAAAAAGCAAATCTGCTGCATGGTGGCGGCCGAGCTGAATAAATTGGCGTACCTTCATCAGGATGTAGCGACGATCATGAGAACGATCGTCAAAACGCTGGACTGTTCATTGCTGATAGCAATTTTGTACACGTTTCTTGTAACAACCGGCGGA ATCTTCTATACGTACACGTCGCTGATGTTGGACATCCGGAGTAACCGTGATCTTCCAAAATGGAAATACTGCTACTCGTTACTTTTGGCGTCCTTTCAAGCGTTGCAGTTCTACTACCTCGTGTCCGGATCGACGCTGCTTACGAGACGAGCCCAAAAGACCGGAATAGTGGTGAATCGGTTTTTCAAGGCGGATATTGATGAACAGGTTGAGCGAACT ATTAATATGTTCTCAATGGGGTTGCTTCATCATTCCTACAGTATCGAGAGCTTTGGAATGTTCAAGGTGGACTTCACCTTGATGTATTCGGTAGGTAATTGA
- the LOC129729260 gene encoding putative gustatory receptor 28b: MNQTKLFTMLLLATYCVWKLYGFFPLCFDTKAKILRPSRLSYCYSVVFVLVFAVGMFYLYWFVGSSMLKMVDCMDKLSGFEKDQPYWTTHPRDKKQICYRVATDLNKLAYLHQDVTTVTKMIVKTLDYSLLLVILWCFLITIAGIFYTYTSLVMDIRDNVKLSFIKYCHSFGVSFFQALQFYYIVSGSALLTKRAEKTGVVVNRFFKTDIDERTERTINMFSMGLLHQTYSVENFGMFKVDFTLMYSMVGTITSYLIIMVQFQLSNQ, encoded by the exons ATGAATCAAACCAAGTTGTTCACTATGCTATTGCTAGCAACTTATTGCGTTTGGAAGTTGTACGGATTTTTCCCTTTATGTTTCGACACCAAAGCAAAAATACTCAGACCATCTCGACTGTCATACTGTTACTCGGTTGTTTTTGTTCTCGTTTTCGCCGTTGGAATGTTCTATCTTTATTGGTTCGTAGGGTCATCAATGCTTAAAA TGGTTGACTGTATGGACAAGTTGAGTGGGTTTGAGAAGGATCAACCCTATTGGACAACACATCCGAGAGATAAGAAGCAAATTTGCTACCGGGTGGCGACTGATCTAAATAAATTGGCGTATCTTCACCAGGATGTCACGACGGTCACAAAAATGATTGTTAAAACGTTGGACTATTCCCTACTGCTGGTCATCCTTTGGTGTTTTCTCATCACAATCGCCGGA ATCTTCTACACGTACACTTCGCTGGTGATGGACATTCGGGACAACGTGAAACTGTCCTTCATAAAGTACTGCCACTCGTTTGGGGTGTCGTTCTTCCAGGCGCTTCAGTTTTACTACATTGTTTCGGGATCGGCGCTGCTTACCAAACGGGCCGAAAAAACTGGCGTTGTGGTGAATCGGTTCTTCAAGACCGATATTGACGAACGGACCGAGCGGACG ATCAACATGTTCTCAATGGGGCTTCTTCACCAAACATACAGTGTGGAAAACTTTGGCATGTTTAAGGTCGACTTCACCTTGATGTATTCG ATGGTCGGCACCATTACATCATATCTAATAATAATGGTACAATTTCAGTTGTCCAATCAGTGA